The following coding sequences lie in one Halalkalicoccus subterraneus genomic window:
- a CDS encoding DUF7130 family rubredoxin-like protein has protein sequence MSSGETPDEVDEEELTRIGLGQPVFDGDGNRLGTVRGFDSAGFYTTMREGYEAMSAEHARSGGEFGEAELMWRCMECGEMGRIDEGLPEECPNCGESRESLMYWTED, from the coding sequence ATGAGCAGTGGGGAGACACCGGACGAGGTGGACGAGGAGGAGCTCACCCGTATCGGCCTCGGCCAACCGGTCTTCGACGGGGACGGCAACCGCCTGGGAACGGTCAGGGGGTTCGACAGCGCGGGCTTCTATACTACGATGCGCGAGGGATACGAGGCCATGAGTGCCGAACACGCCCGTTCGGGCGGGGAGTTCGGGGAGGCCGAACTCATGTGGCGCTGTATGGAGTGTGGCGAGATGGGCCGCATCGACGAGGGCCTGCCTGAGGAGTGTCCCAACTGCGGCGAGTCCAGGGAGTCGCTGATGTACTGGACCGAGGACTGA
- a CDS encoding DUF7130 family rubredoxin-like protein, translating into MVGDSGEIPDDVDDDEIERLDMGQPVFDEDGNRLGSIRGFDNAGFYVTMREGYEAMSVEHARSGGEFGEANLMWRCMECGEMGRIDEGLPEECPNCGEPREALMYWTED; encoded by the coding sequence ATGGTCGGAGATAGCGGGGAGATCCCGGACGACGTGGACGACGACGAGATCGAACGCCTCGATATGGGCCAGCCCGTCTTCGACGAGGACGGCAACCGGCTGGGCAGCATTCGCGGCTTCGACAACGCGGGCTTCTACGTGACGATGCGCGAGGGCTACGAGGCGATGAGCGTCGAGCACGCCCGATCCGGCGGGGAGTTCGGGGAGGCGAACCTGATGTGGCGCTGCATGGAGTGTGGCGAGATGGGCCGCATCGACGAGGGACTGCCCGAGGAGTGTCCCAACTGTGGCGAACCGCGCGAGGCGTTGATGTACTGGACCGAAGACTGA
- a CDS encoding ketopantoate reductase family protein has protein sequence MEVVVFGAGSLGSLLGGLLAREHRVTLVGRDPHVSAIRRDGLQISGTIETHVSPDATTDGIGLEADLALVTVKSYDTDEAARTLSTGEFGAVCSLQNGLGNEQRLERELDCHVLAGTASYGARLMGPGEVECTGIGRVALGPPDGGGSVLAAEVGEAFTEATVETTVAADMPRRLWEKCAVNAGVNPVTALTGTENGAVLGEPARPIAREAARETARVARETGVDLPDEAATSALHRVVRATSENTSSMAQDIERGRRTEIDAINGYVVERAVEPVPTNALLVGLVKTLENSRELR, from the coding sequence ATGGAGGTCGTCGTCTTCGGTGCGGGGAGTTTGGGGAGCCTTCTCGGGGGACTGCTCGCGCGCGAACACCGCGTCACGCTGGTCGGTCGCGACCCCCATGTTTCCGCGATCCGGCGGGACGGCTTGCAGATTTCGGGTACGATCGAGACCCACGTCTCTCCGGATGCAACAACCGACGGGATCGGCCTCGAAGCAGATCTCGCATTGGTTACCGTCAAGAGCTACGACACCGACGAGGCCGCCCGAACTCTTTCTACCGGCGAGTTCGGGGCCGTCTGCTCGTTACAGAACGGGTTGGGAAACGAACAGCGCCTCGAACGCGAACTCGACTGTCACGTGCTCGCCGGTACCGCGAGCTATGGCGCCCGACTGATGGGGCCGGGCGAGGTCGAATGTACCGGGATCGGGAGGGTGGCCCTTGGCCCGCCCGATGGCGGCGGGAGCGTCCTCGCGGCGGAAGTCGGTGAGGCGTTCACCGAGGCGACCGTCGAGACGACGGTCGCCGCCGACATGCCCCGGCGCCTCTGGGAGAAATGCGCCGTTAACGCCGGGGTCAACCCCGTAACGGCGCTCACCGGGACGGAAAACGGCGCCGTTCTCGGCGAACCGGCGCGGCCGATCGCCCGTGAGGCCGCACGTGAGACCGCCCGCGTCGCCCGCGAAACCGGCGTCGATTTGCCCGACGAGGCGGCTACTAGCGCCCTCCACCGGGTCGTGCGGGCCACTAGCGAGAACACCTCCTCGATGGCTCAGGACATCGAGCGCGGCCGTCGGACCGAGATCGACGCGATCAACGGCTACGTCGTCGAGCGCGCCGTCGAGCCGGTCCCGACGAACGCGCTGCTGGTCGGTCTGGTGAAAACGTTGGAGAACTCGCGCGAGTTGCGTTAG
- a CDS encoding NifU family protein — MSTETQEADDLEERISNFLRRNFPQIQMHGGSAAIQNLDRESGEVTIQLGGACSGCGISPMTIQAIKSRMVKEIPEINKVNAETGMGGDGGMGGSGGMSPSFPGETTDDESSDEGPQAPF; from the coding sequence ATGAGCACCGAAACGCAGGAAGCTGACGACCTCGAAGAGCGCATCAGTAACTTCCTGCGGCGCAACTTCCCGCAGATCCAGATGCACGGTGGCAGCGCCGCCATCCAGAACCTCGACCGCGAGAGCGGCGAGGTGACGATCCAGCTCGGCGGGGCCTGCAGCGGCTGTGGGATCTCGCCGATGACGATCCAGGCGATCAAGAGCCGGATGGTCAAGGAGATCCCCGAGATCAACAAGGTCAACGCCGAAACCGGCATGGGCGGCGACGGCGGGATGGGCGGCAGTGGCGGCATGAGCCCCTCGTTCCCCGGCGAAACCACCGACGACGAGTCGTCGGACGAAGGCCCGCAGGCGCCGTTCTAA
- a CDS encoding DUF5783 family protein produces MADFDPEKFEDKYVHYFNELQRSYKNAFEQMNERYDSELVHAIDQQVLNESEPQYDEVHGEFSVALPEDPYGRIQGVIVEHDRFDEILEVYVERIEAELHRVLGVER; encoded by the coding sequence ATGGCCGACTTCGACCCCGAGAAGTTCGAGGACAAGTACGTCCACTACTTCAACGAGCTCCAGCGATCGTACAAGAACGCCTTCGAGCAGATGAACGAGCGCTACGACTCCGAGCTGGTCCACGCGATCGACCAGCAGGTGTTGAACGAGAGCGAACCGCAGTACGACGAGGTGCACGGCGAGTTCTCAGTGGCTCTTCCAGAGGACCCCTACGGCCGAATACAGGGCGTGATCGTCGAGCACGATCGGTTCGACGAGATCCTCGAGGTCTACGTCGAGCGGATCGAGGCGGAGCTTCACCGGGTGCTCGGGGTCGAGCGCTGA